The following is a genomic window from Actinomadura rubteroloni.
AACGCCAGCGTGATCGTCGTCCAGGCGCCGACGTGGATGCGGTCGCCGTCGCCGACCGGGACGGGCGCGTTCGCCGGGATCGGGTCGGCGCCGCCGTTGATCGTGGTGCCGTTGGTGGAGCCGGTGTCGATGACCGTCCAGCCGTCCGCGCCCGCGACCAGGACGGCGTGGGCGTGCGAGACGCCCGGGTCGGCGGGCGGGAGGCTCAGGTCGATCTCGGGCAGCAGGCCGCGCGCGACGCTGCGCCGTCCGATGCGGACCTTGTCGCCGAGCAGCGGGACGGTCCGGGGCCGGCCGTCGGCGGGGAACGTGAGCGTCGGGGTGTCGGGGCCGTCCTGGGCCTGGACGGCGGTGAAGTAGGCGCGGTCGGGGGCGATGGTGGCCGTCCAGCCGCGTCCGCCGAGGCCGGTCCGGCGGGGCGCCGCGCCGGAGTTCCCCGACGGCGCCGACGCGGGCTCGGGCCGGACGAGCGGTTCGGGACGGTCCCCGGACGTGAACCCGTAGCCGCAGTCCTCGCAGAACCGTCCGCCCGTCCGGGGGGCGTTGCAGAACGGGCAGGCGATCGGTTCGCCGCACACGTCGCAGTAGTCCCCGGACACCGAATCGTGGCCGTTCGGGCAGCGCGCCGTCATGACGCGTCCCCGGGGCGGGTGCGCGCGGTGCGGCTGGTGGCGGGCTCGCCGGTGCGGGTCCGGACGGTCCGCACCGAGCGCGTGTCGAGCGACATCTCGTCGGCCTTGTCGACGTCCTTCTTCAGCCGGACGGTCCCCGACACGGGGTCCAGCACGTCCACGACCCGGTCGAGCAGGTCCGCGACCTGGTCGTTGCCGACCTGGCGGGCCAGCACGACCGCGCGGCCGAGCCGGGCCGTCGCGGTGTCCTCGTCGCCGTCGCGGCGCGCGGCCAGGCCCTCCTGGACGGCCGCGGCCAGCTCCGCCTGGTCGGTGTGCCGGGCGACGCGGCCGTTGATGAGCGTGGCCTTGGCGACGTCGTCGGTCCACTCGGCGAGGACGTCCCCGGACGCCGCCTGCGTGCCGTCCGCGAGCAGGAGCCGCGCCTGCGCGGCGCGCATCCGGCGTCCGACGTCGCCCGCCGGGATCTCGACGCACAGGTGATATTCGCGTTCCTCGGCGCCCCACGCGCCTAGCGGAAAGTCCACGGTCTGCGGGCCGGACGCGACGCCCTTGCCGGTGAGGTCGTCCAGCACCGGCACCATCTGCTTGACGAACCGCAGCGTGGCGTGCCGGGGCGTCCAGACGCGCAGCGCGACGTCCCCGACCTCCTTGCCCATCGCGGTCTCGGTCAGCTCGCGGAACCGCCGTTCCAGGTCGGCGGGCTCGGGGACGTCCAGGAACGCGCCGAGCAGCGCCGAGGTGATCCGGCGCAGCTCCGCGACCGCCCAGTCGGTGCCGACGCCGAGCGCGTCGCACACGAACCCGCCCCGGCACGTCTCCAGCGCGCGGCCCAGCTCCTCGGGACGCTCGTGCTGGTTCTTGCCGTCGGTCAGCAGGATCGCGTGCCGGACGGCCTCGGACCGTCCCTCGAACAACCGGTGCGCGAACACCAGCCAGGTACCGATCGCGGTGCCTCCGGCGGCGTCCATGCGCGCGACGGCGGCCTGCGCCGCCTGCCGCGACGCGGCGTCCATCCGGACGAGGTGCTGCCGCGCCGGGTACACCATCCGCGGGTTGTTCGCGCCCGCGATCACGGCGAACGCCACGCCGTCGCGGATCGTCGCGAGCGCGGCGCGGGCGGCGGCCTTGGCGGCCTTCAGCTTGCCCGCGTACCCCATCGACCCGGACGTGTCGATGATGATGATCTGCGCCGCCGCGCCCCCGCCCCCGCCGCCCTCCGCCCGCACGCCGAGCACGGCGTGCATCTCCCGGCCGCCCGCCGGGAGATGGGGGTTCTGGTCGACGGTCAGCGTGAACGCGGTCATCGTGGGCTCCTCAGAACAGGGTCCGGGGACGGACGGCGTTGGCGCGGCGGACCAGGGCGTGCCGGTCGGCCGGGCCGTCGGCGAGCTTGGCGAGCAGCCGGTAGGTCCGCTCCAGGCGGCGGCGCAGCGGGCGCTCGCGCAGCGGGACGCCGAGCAGTTCGCCGTCCCCGGACCCGCCGCCGGGCCGCGCGAGCGCCGCCTCCAGCAGGTCGGCCGTGAACCGGGCGCGGCGCTCGGTGTCCAGCGGCAGCGCGCGGAGCCTGCGGTCGGCGTCGCGCAGCGCGGCGTCGTCCAGGGGGCGTCCGGCGCGCACGGCCGCCGTGAACGCGGCGATCCGCGCGGCCTGCCAGTGGCTCGACATGCGCGGCACCGAGTCCAGGACGGCGACGGCCGCCGCCGCGTCCCCCGCCGCCAGCCGGACCCGCGCCAGCCCGAACGCCGCGCTGACATGGGTCGGATCGGTGCGCCAGACCGTCTCGTACAGCCGTCCGGCCGGCGCGCCCTCGGTCTCGCGGGCGAACGCCAGCGCGAGCTTCGGGGCGACCTCGCCGGGGAACAGCCCGTACAGGCCGTCGAAGATCGCGGCGGCGGTCGCGCCGTGCCCGGCCGCCAGCTCCCGGACGCCCCGGTACCACGCCACGCGCCAGTCGCCGGGCAGGTCGCCGGCCAGCTCGTCCAGCAGCGGCCCGGCGCTCTCGTCGCCCAGCTCGATCCGGACGCGTACGAGCGCGAACCGCACCTCCGGCGTCCGCGCCGGCGCGGCGGCCAGCGCGGCGGCCAGGTCCTCGGGGTCGCGGTCGGCGAGCCCGCTGAGGAACGGCGCCGCCGGGTCCAGCGGATGGACGAGCGGGACGGGCAGCGCCGCCGCGGCCTCCGCCGGGTCCAGGGCGCCGGTCAGCTCCGTCCCGGCGGCGCGCGGCCCGGTCTCGAACAGCGGCGACGGGGCGGGCCGCGGGCGTCCGTCCTCGGCCGACAGCACCTCGCGCAGCACGCCGGTGAGCTGGTCGGCCATCTCGGCGGCGCTCGCGAACCGCCGCTCGGGCACCGGATCGGTCGCGCGGCGCAGCAGCCGGTCGTAGGACTCGAACCGGCGCAGCAGCGGGACGTCGGCGCTCGGCGGCAGCGCGTGCCGGTACCGGCCGGTGTAGCCGCGGAACGGGAAGCTGAGCACGGCCAGCGTCCGCCCGACCGTGTACAGATCGGACGCCACGGACGCGCCCCGGTCGGGGATCTCCGGGGCCTGGTAGCCCTCCGTCCCGAAGATCGGGCTGCTGGTGTCGAACGCGCGCCGGACGCCGCCTAGGTCGATGAGCTTGAGCTGCTCCTCGGACTGGATCGCGTTGTCGGGCTTGAAGTCGCAGTACAGCAGCCCGACGCCGTGCAGGTAGCCGAGCGCTCTCAGCACTTCGAGCCCGTAGGCGATGACCTGGCCGAGCGGCAGCGCGCTCTCGGCGCCGTGCTCGGCGCGGTACCGCTTCAGGATGTCCTTCAGCGACTCGCCGCCGACGTACTCCATGACGATGTAGCCCGACCCGCCGTGCCGGACGAAGTTGTAGATCTTGACGATGTTCGGGTGCTCGGCCTCCGCCAGGAACGCCCGCTCCGCCGTGGACGCGGCCAGCGAGTCGGCGTCCCCGGCGTCCAGCAGGCCCTTGAGGACGACCCACCGATCGCTGACGTTCCGGTCCCGCGCCAGATAGACCCACCCGAGCCCGCCGTGCGCGAGACAGCCCAGCACTTCGTACTGCCCGACGACGAGGTCGCCGCCGCGCAGCTTGGGGGCGAACGAGAACGGATGCCGGCAGTTGCTGCAGAAACCCTCGGTGCGTCCCGGCCGTCCATCGCGCCCGCGCCCGACCTGAGCCCCGCACGCGCTACAGAACCGTCGCGCCTCGGGAACACTCGGGTCCTTCAGCACCGCCGCCGAAGGATCCTGGTACGGGACCGGCGGGACGTCCACCAGCCCCGCCCCGAGCATCCCCCGCCGATGCGACCCCGTCCCACCGGACGTCGTGGTCCCCGCCGGCACCGACCCGCTGGACCCGCTCCCCGACGACCCGGAAGCCCCGGACGCACCCCCCACCGCACCGGGCAGGCTCGCGGACGGCGCGGGCGACACGCCGCCCGTCGCCTCGGGCACGGCCCGGAACGGCGTCGCAGACGGCCCGCCGGCCGCGCCAGGCGACGGCGCGAACGGCGGCACGCCGGGCCGCGCGGACGACGGCGCGGCGCCGGACGCGCCGGGCTGCGCGGGCGGGGCGTTGGGTGGTGCGCCTCCCGGCGCTGACGCCGCGGAAGTGGACAGCGGCGCGGGCGGCACGCCGGGCTGCGCGGACGGGGCGCCGGGCGAAGGCGCGAAGGGCGGCACGGCGGGCTGCGCGGACGGGGGTCGGGGCGCGGTGGGCGGGGTGGTTCCGGGGGCTACGCGCAGGGGTGGGGACTCGGGGGGTTCGGGGGCGGGTTCCATGCCGCAGGTGTCGCAGAAGTCGCCGTCGATCGCGCCGCCGCAACCGGGCTGCGCGCAGACCCGTCCGCTCATCGCCGGGATCCCGTCTCGTGCTCGGCCGCCTGGATCGTCCGTTGATACTCCGCCACCGCGGCCGTCGCCTCACGCAAATTGCACGGAGCCGTCCACAACAGGTCATGGGCGCGGGTGTGGAGGGACGTGACGCGGTCGTCCTCGGCGAGGCCGAGGCGGGCGGCTTTGGCCTGGTAGGCGCCGAGGCGTCCGCGCAGTTCGGCGCGGCTGTCCAGCAGGCCGGTGCTGACGCGGCGGTGGGCGTCGGCGCGGTCGCGGGCGGCGCACGCGGCGCGGTCGAGGTCGTCGGCGCGTGCGGCGGCCTCGGTCCAGCGGCGTTCGGCGCGCAGGCGGTCCAGGGCGGCGAGGCGGTCGCGGAGGGCGGGGGCGCTCGGCGGGAGGTCCCCGGCGTCCGGGGCGTCGATCTTGACGCGGACGGCGGCGTGCGCGCGGCGGGCCGCGTCCTCGGCCGCCGCGACCGCGCCGATGGCCGCCGCGAGCGCGCGGGTCCGCTCGTCGTAGGCGTCGCGGAGCCGGACGGCGCCGTCCAGTTCGCGGCAGAGCCGGGTCAGTTCGGCCGACAGCGCGTCCAGCCGCTCGGTGTCGGCGCGGCCGTCGGCGACGAGCGACAGCGGGTCGGACCGGACGACGCGGCCGAGCGCGTCCAGTTCCCGGCCGAGGCGGTCCAGTTCGGGACGGCGGGCGCCGTCGAGCGCGCGGGCGAGGCGGGCGGCGTCGCGCCAGGCGCGTTCGGCGTCCTCCAGCGGGACGAGCAGCGCCGTCCAGGCCGCGTCGGCGGCGGCGACGACGGCGGCGGCGCGCTCGAACGCGTCCGACATGCGGTCCACGGCCTCGCGGAGCGTGACGCGCTCGACGGGCGGGCCGAGCAGCGTCCGTTCCGCCAGCGGGATCTCGCCGCCGGGCATCTCGACCGCGTCGCCGGTGAGCAGCCGCGTGAGTAACGCGAGGTCCGGACGGCGCCGCGCGCGGACGGCGACCGCCTCGTCCAGCACGCGCTGGTACTCGCCGAACAACCGCCACAGGAGCGCGACGCGCTGTTGCGTCTCGTCCCAGCGCCGCCACGTCTCACCCGTCAGGGACGCCCCGGCGAGCAGCCGGTGCCCGTCGTGGCAGTCCAGGTCGAGCAGGGCGGCGGAGATCCGGTCGCGGTCGGCGGCGCGCGAGCGCAGGACGTCGTCGATCGCCGCGCGTCCGAGGGCGCTGTCGGTCACGTCGGCCCCGTTGTCTGTGTCGGTGGTACCGGCGTCAGGATCGAAGGTCGGCTCCAGATCCAGTGTGATCGGTGACACTTTTCCCGACAAGGCGTAATTCTCCACAATTGTCTTCGGCCGGGAGGCCGACGTCACGCCGCGTCCGCTTGTGCTCGGGAACGACCTGGTATGGAGTGGCGTTCAACAGAAGGAACCGTGAGGAAGGGAGTTGAGCGTCCGCGGTGTCGGACCCCAGTCATAGACCCGGTGCCCGATGGTGACCGCCGTGCTCGGCGTCCTCGCCGTCCTCGTGCTCACCGCCGCGACCGGCTACTTCGTCGCGCAGGAGTTCGCCTTCGTCGCCGCCGACCGGGCGCGCCTGGCCCAGGCCGCCGACCGGGGCGACCCGGCCGCCCGCCGCGCGCTCACCGTGATCGGACGGCTCTCGTTCATGCTGTCGGGCGCCCAGCTCGGCATCACGATGACCACGCTCGTCGTCGGCTTCATCGCCGAGCCCGCGCTCGCCGGGCTGATCGGCCCGCTGCTGGAGCTGTGCGGCGTCCCGCACGCCGCGACGCACGCCGTCGCGCTCGGCACGGGCTTCGTGATCGCCACGCTCGTGCAGATGGTGTTCGGCGAGCTGTTCCCGAAGAACCTCGCCCTGGCGCGGGCCGAGACACTGGCCCGCGCGCTCGCCCGGTCGACTCTCGTCTATCTCGCGGTCGCCGGGCCGGTCATCCGGTTCTTCGACCGCGCCGCCGCGCGGCTGCTGCGCGGCGTCGGCGTCGAGCCCGTCGAGGAACTGGCGGGCGGCGCGACGCTGGAGGAGTTGGGCGACATCATCGGCCGCTCGAACGACTCCGGCCAGTTGCCCGACGACCTGTCGGGGCTGCTGTCGCGCGCCCTCTCGTTCGGGGAGCGGACGGCCGACGAGGTCATGGTGCCCCGCCCCCGCGTCAGCGTCCTGTCCGGCGACGCCACCGTCACCGACATGATCGCGATGATCCGGGCGACCGGGCACACCGCGTACCCGATCTACGGGCAGGAGGTGGACGACGTGATCGGCGTCGCCCGCGTCCCGTCCGTCGCCGACGACTCCCTGGACCCGGCCACGCCGCTGCGCGCCCTCGCGACGCCGGCGCTGCTCGTCCCCGGCAGCCAGCCGCTGTACGGGGTGATCGAGCGGATGCGCGAGTCCGGCCAGGAGTTCGCGTGCGTCGTGGACGAGTACGGCGGCCTCGCGGGCATCCTCACCTTCGAGGACATCGCCGAGGAACTCGTCGGGGAGATCTCCGACGAGACCGACGCGCACTCGCTGCCCGCCGCCGCGAGCCCGGACGGCACGTGGCTCGTCACCGCCGGGCTCCGCATCGACGAGGCCACCCGCATCACCGACCTGCCGCTGCCCGCCGGCGACTCCTACGACACGGTCGGCGGGCTCGTCATGGCCGAGCTGCGGCGGCTGCCCGCCGCCGGGGACCGCGTGACGGTCGGCGGCGTGGAGATCGAGGTCGTGTCGGTCGCGCGGCGCGTCCCGGCGCAGGTCCGGCTCCGGATCCCGCGCCAGGTCGCCCAGGACGTCCCGCAGGACGTCGCATGACCGCGCTGCTGATCACCGCGCTGCTGCTCGCGGGGAACGGGTTCTTCGTCGCGGCCGAGTTCGCGCTCGTCGCCGCGAGCCGGCCGGCGCTGGAGCGGGCGGCGGACGGAGGCAGCCGTCCCGCCGCCGCGGCCGTCGCCGGGACGCGCGAGCTGTCGCTCATGCTCGCCGGCGCGCAGTTCGGCATCACGATGTGCTCGCTCGGCCTCGCGATCGTGACCGAGCCCGCGTTCGAGCACGTCCTGGAACCGCCGCTGCACGCGATCGGCGTCCCGGAGACCGCGACGACCGCGATCGCCATCGCCGTCGCGCTCGCCGTCGTGACGTTCCTGCACATGGTCGTCGGGGAGATGGCGCCGAAGTCGTGGGCGATCGGGAACCCCGAGCGGTCCGCGATCGCGCTGGCGCTGCCGTTCCGGGCGTTCGCGAAGGTGTCGCGGCCGGTGCTCGCGGTGCTGAACGGGGCGACGAACGGGATGCTGCGGCTCGTCCGGATCACGCCGCGCGACGAGCACGACGACCACCCGGACGCGCAGCGGCTCAGCCACCTGGTCGGCGAGTCGCGGCGGCTCGGGCTGATCGGCCGCAACGACCACGAGCTGCTGAACCGCGCCATCGCCGCGCGGGAGGGCACGGTCGGACGGCTCGTCATCCCCGCCGGGTCGGTGACGACCGTGGACGCCGCCGCGTCCGCCGCCGAGGTCCGGCGCGTCTCGACCGCGAGCGGGCACAGCCGGCTCGTCGTGACGGACGCGGGACGGCCGGTCGGGATCGTCCACGTCCGCGCCGCCGTGACCGCGCCCGACGTGCGGGGCGGCGCCGCCGGGCTGGCCCATCCCGCGATCGAGCTGACGCCGGAGACGACCGTCCTGGACGCCGTCTCGCGCATGCGCCGGACCCGCGCGCCCCTCGCCGTCGTCAACACGCCGGACGGGCGGTTCGCCGGGATCGTCACCCTGGACGATCTTCTTGCGGAGCTGCTGGCGGCCAACCCGCACTGATTGTGAGACGTTAGAGCGCGGCCACGGGGGAAGTATGTCCCGGGCCGGACGAGAGCGGGATGACGGTGGACGACGAACTGCGCGGGGCGCTCGCCTCCTTTCTGGACGGGCTGACGGCGCCGTCCGGCACGCTCGGCTGGACGGCGCAGCGCACGGCGCTCGCGGCGCTCGGCTCCGGACGCGTCGCCGGGGACGCGTCCGCGCTCGCCGACGCGCTCGCCTCTTCGGCGACGTCGGCGCTGCGGACCGACGACCAGGAGGGCGCGGTCGCCGACGCGGTCGCCGACGTGCTCGCGCGCGGCGAACGGGTGCTGCTGATGGCGCCGCCGGGGCGTCTTCCCGGGCTGCTGGAGGCGCTGGACACGTCCGGCTCGTTCGTCCTGCACCTCGCCGAGGACCCGCCGAGCACCGGGCCCGCGCCCGTCCTGCGGCGCGGCGGCGGGACGGTCGAGTTCGCCGCCCCTTCCGCGCCGTCCACCGAGACCCGCCAGGACACCCGCGTCGTCGCTGCCCTCCCGGACGAGCGGCGCGAGCCGACGACGGAGTTCGGCCGCCCGAGCACCGGCACGCTGCCGCTGCGTCCGGTCACGTCCGACGACCTCCCGTCCCCGAGCGAGGCCACCCAGGCGCTCCCACCCGTCACCGACGCAGACGCCGCGACGCCCTTCAACCCACCGCCCGCCGACACGACGCAAGGCGCCCCAACGCCCGCCGACGACGCGACGCCGTCCGGCGGCCAGCGCGCATCGCGAGACGACCGCGCGCTGCGGGACGACCTCGCATCGCAGGACGACCGCGCAACGCGAAACGACGACGCAGCGCGGGACGGCCGCGCAGCGCGGGACGGCCGCGCAGCGCGGGACGGCCGCGCATCGCAGGACGACCGTGCAACGCGGAACGACGACGCAACGCGGGACGGCCGCGCAGCGTGGGACGACGACGCGACGCCGTTCGGGGAGCCGCGCGCGGACGCGTCGCCGAGCGAGCGGACGCGGGCGCTGCCGCCCGTGCCGGACGGGGAGGTCGTCGCGGGCGCAGCGGCGTCGCCGAGCGAGGAGACGCAGGCGCTGCCGCCCGTCGCGGACGAGGAGATCCCGCCGGAGGCGCTGGTGCGGGGCGTGCTGATCCGTCCGGTCGGCGCGAAGTGGCGCCGCGC
Proteins encoded in this region:
- a CDS encoding CNNM domain-containing protein, with translation MTALLITALLLAGNGFFVAAEFALVAASRPALERAADGGSRPAAAAVAGTRELSLMLAGAQFGITMCSLGLAIVTEPAFEHVLEPPLHAIGVPETATTAIAIAVALAVVTFLHMVVGEMAPKSWAIGNPERSAIALALPFRAFAKVSRPVLAVLNGATNGMLRLVRITPRDEHDDHPDAQRLSHLVGESRRLGLIGRNDHELLNRAIAAREGTVGRLVIPAGSVTTVDAAASAAEVRRVSTASGHSRLVVTDAGRPVGIVHVRAAVTAPDVRGGAAGLAHPAIELTPETTVLDAVSRMRRTRAPLAVVNTPDGRFAGIVTLDDLLAELLAANPH
- a CDS encoding hemolysin family protein, whose protein sequence is MVTAVLGVLAVLVLTAATGYFVAQEFAFVAADRARLAQAADRGDPAARRALTVIGRLSFMLSGAQLGITMTTLVVGFIAEPALAGLIGPLLELCGVPHAATHAVALGTGFVIATLVQMVFGELFPKNLALARAETLARALARSTLVYLAVAGPVIRFFDRAAARLLRGVGVEPVEELAGGATLEELGDIIGRSNDSGQLPDDLSGLLSRALSFGERTADEVMVPRPRVSVLSGDATVTDMIAMIRATGHTAYPIYGQEVDDVIGVARVPSVADDSLDPATPLRALATPALLVPGSQPLYGVIERMRESGQEFACVVDEYGGLAGILTFEDIAEELVGEISDETDAHSLPAAASPDGTWLVTAGLRIDEATRITDLPLPAGDSYDTVGGLVMAELRRLPAAGDRVTVGGVEIEVVSVARRVPAQVRLRIPRQVAQDVPQDVA
- a CDS encoding FHA domain-containing protein; translated protein: MTARCPNGHDSVSGDYCDVCGEPIACPFCNAPRTGGRFCEDCGYGFTSGDRPEPLVRPEPASAPSGNSGAAPRRTGLGGRGWTATIAPDRAYFTAVQAQDGPDTPTLTFPADGRPRTVPLLGDKVRIGRRSVARGLLPEIDLSLPPADPGVSHAHAVLVAGADGWTVIDTGSTNGTTINGGADPIPANAPVPVGDGDRIHVGAWTTITLAFDREGRP
- a CDS encoding tetratricopeptide repeat protein, with product MLGAGLVDVPPVPYQDPSAAVLKDPSVPEARRFCSACGAQVGRGRDGRPGRTEGFCSNCRHPFSFAPKLRGGDLVVGQYEVLGCLAHGGLGWVYLARDRNVSDRWVVLKGLLDAGDADSLAASTAERAFLAEAEHPNIVKIYNFVRHGGSGYIVMEYVGGESLKDILKRYRAEHGAESALPLGQVIAYGLEVLRALGYLHGVGLLYCDFKPDNAIQSEEQLKLIDLGGVRRAFDTSSPIFGTEGYQAPEIPDRGASVASDLYTVGRTLAVLSFPFRGYTGRYRHALPPSADVPLLRRFESYDRLLRRATDPVPERRFASAAEMADQLTGVLREVLSAEDGRPRPAPSPLFETGPRAAGTELTGALDPAEAAAALPVPLVHPLDPAAPFLSGLADRDPEDLAAALAAAPARTPEVRFALVRVRIELGDESAGPLLDELAGDLPGDWRVAWYRGVRELAAGHGATAAAIFDGLYGLFPGEVAPKLALAFARETEGAPAGRLYETVWRTDPTHVSAAFGLARVRLAAGDAAAAVAVLDSVPRMSSHWQAARIAAFTAAVRAGRPLDDAALRDADRRLRALPLDTERRARFTADLLEAALARPGGGSGDGELLGVPLRERPLRRRLERTYRLLAKLADGPADRHALVRRANAVRPRTLF
- a CDS encoding VWA domain-containing protein, producing MTAFTLTVDQNPHLPAGGREMHAVLGVRAEGGGGGGAAAQIIIIDTSGSMGYAGKLKAAKAAARAALATIRDGVAFAVIAGANNPRMVYPARQHLVRMDAASRQAAQAAVARMDAAGGTAIGTWLVFAHRLFEGRSEAVRHAILLTDGKNQHERPEELGRALETCRGGFVCDALGVGTDWAVAELRRITSALLGAFLDVPEPADLERRFRELTETAMGKEVGDVALRVWTPRHATLRFVKQMVPVLDDLTGKGVASGPQTVDFPLGAWGAEEREYHLCVEIPAGDVGRRMRAAQARLLLADGTQAASGDVLAEWTDDVAKATLINGRVARHTDQAELAAAVQEGLAARRDGDEDTATARLGRAVVLARQVGNDQVADLLDRVVDVLDPVSGTVRLKKDVDKADEMSLDTRSVRTVRTRTGEPATSRTARTRPGDAS